From the Garra rufa chromosome 23, GarRuf1.0, whole genome shotgun sequence genome, the window ACAAGCACGTTGCCAGATTGCGGTAAAATCCGCATTGTGATATTTGCTCTCGAGGAAGCAGAAACTGAAGCAAATTCAGCACTGCTATGAAATAATAAAACACTGGTATCGCATCTAATCAGCGTGAGCCATATGGTAAGGGACTGCCAAAATCCTCTGTGAAACAACTGCTCTGCGAGGGCTGCTCAGCTGGAGTATCGACAGCTGATGAAGAGTGCACTGCGAGATGAAGGTGGCACGCTGTTCTTTATTGATTGTGATGTGTGGTTTTATAAAGCTGCATTTGATTAAAGATGAGATGAGTTTAAAGCCAGAGCCGCATGGCCTGAATCTATAATGAGAGCCGTCCAGACCGGCAGAGTCCTCATGCTGTGTTTGAGAGTTGGGAAATGTCACACCCAAGGCAGCTAATCGAGTTTTACAAATCACTGATCCtgtcttttattttttgtctttctCCAGTCGAAGCCTCTCATTCCCCTGCAGAAAGAGGAGGATCCAGAGACACACAAGACTGTACTCACTAACTACATGTTCCCTCAACAGACCCGAACGGAGGACTGTGAGTATCTAGTCATGCAGAACCTGCAGCTGTCGCGCCCTCCTGTCTTTTGTTTGAAATGTTAAGTCAAGTAAGTAATAGATATGGGGAAATATAGATTTATCAGGGTCAGGGTcaaaaatgaacttttccattaaggggcTAATATTTGCCCTCTGGAATTGATTCCCAGGGTCAGTTTTTACATTCGTGAGGGCAATTTTTATTATCACCATACtacggttgaggtcaaaagtttacattccccttttcagaatctgcaaaatgttaattatttaaccaaaataagagggatcatacaaaatgcatgttatttgtatttagtactggcctgaataagatatttcacattaaagacatttacatatttataaaaatgaccccgttcaaaagttttcatacacttgattcttaatactgtgttgttacctgaatgttcctcagttgtgcttttttgtttagtgatagtttttcatgagtccctatcactagacaaaaaaaaaaaaacatttatgtaacaacacagtattattaaatcaaacgtatgtaaactttttatttttatttaaaacttactatgtgaaatatcttattcaggtcagtgctaaatacaaataacatgcattttgtatggtccctcttattttggtaaaataattaacattttgcggattctgaaaggggaatatacacttttgaccttaactgtattttGTCTTTAATATCAGTTATTGAATCTATGGGGCGTTTTTGCTCATTTACGtggcatttttgtattttttgcactttgtaatttgttatatatacacacacacatacatacatgcagaagtaaaataatattttaattacaatttaatattattgtaagttaaattaactcttttctatttgaatacattttaaaatgtaatttattcctgtgatggaaagctgactccagtcttcagtgtcacatgaccctacagaaatcattctgataaataaaaatcttacttaaccccaaattttaaaatgtagtgtgtatatatacaatataaaacacattgcagtcattaatttctttttaatacttatttttgctttttgacacaataataaatttattagATTACATAATAAcatttgcatttattattattattgctgttattattattattgacattttaattatagaaaataaGATGTTCTGCctgaattttaattaatttaatttttatttaccaAACTTATTAAATTGACTAAATATTGGTAGATTTCAATATTCCAAGTTCActtcaaaattaaaatgtaattttgttgtAGCTTTAAGTTGTGAAATCAATTTAAAACCAATCAAAATGGTTTCAGCGTATTTTctttgaatataatataatataaaataataataataataatgaaacaaatgcaatattaataaaatcatttacaatattttaaattaaataattaaaattgtgttaaaataaaataatcagctCTAACTGAAATGTTAAAGAAAagatacatttgaggtcaaaactGAAATGCTTTGTAACTACAACATTTATTGTgattaattaataaacaaatgcACCCGCtttctgttaataaaataaataaataaaacagtctttgtcataattttaaaatatttttttttgctttttaaaactgtaataaatatTAGATTACATACTAAAATTTGTATTCCAAGTTCACTGGTAATGTCTGTCTCTCCATTACACTCACCATTAAAACTTGGAATAAAATTTAGCTTTATTGAAGCATCAGGTGcattgaatataatataatataatatataatataatataatatatgaatataaaatacTCCCAGTAACATGTCATTAACAATAAAACAAATGCAGTtttattaaaatcattaaaaacaattaattaaataattaaaattgtattaaaataatcTAGTTCTAAtcgaaatgtaaaaaataataataatttattatcattattattgttataataataataataataaatcaatttagtctaaattaattaatatactTTATCAATGCACCCACtttctgttaataaaaaatacaacaatattttttaagtatttatttttgctttttgacacaataataaatatttattagatTACATAATAAAATTCGTATTCCAAGTTCACTGTTAAACTAAACTATCTCAAACTCGTTATTAGAACTTGgaataaaattgttttattaaagCTTCAAGCTGTGAAATCAATTTAAAACCAATTCAAAATTGTTTCAGTGCATTTTCTTTGCAATTCACGAGAGAATAATGTGAGAATTAAACACAAATTGTCCCTTTTGATCCATTTTGCAATTGCagttacactttacaataaggtttcatttgttaacatttgttAACTACATTAGATAATAAATACTAAATAGTTTATTATTCATATTAATCTAATGCTGATCAAAAGCTCTGTTTGTCAGCACTATTTAATGGACCTGAcctaacattaactaacaataaagagttaactaacattaacaaagattaataagtgCTGTAACAGATGCATGGCTCATTATTAGTTAATGCATTCACTGCCAACTAATGAAACTAAAAAGTTTCAGAGTAGATTTTCCAATTTGTCGTTTTGATTTTACAATAATTGTGACAATGTAAACAACAACAGTTGTCAGTTAACCTAAAAACCTCAAAATATACTTGTTTGTCACTAAAATAAGTGCATCTCTGTGTGCAATATGTAGTTTTATAGACATTCAAACTTTTAAATCCTGACTGAGAGTCTAATCTCTGCTGCTACTTGCATTCAGAGCTTGTTCATGTCACTGTTTTCTCTCTCTGTTGCTGGGAGTTTGTCTGTGCAAATCACAAATGGGCGGCTCGCTGGATTCCAGAGGGGAAGAGATTAATAAGTCTTAACCTGTTTCCTAGCAACCCCACTCTAAACTCTTCAGAACGCAAACGCACCGGAGCTGAGGCTCTCTGGAGTCCGCTTCAGTTTGTTAGCATGATTGAGCTTTAGAAATGCTCTGAAGTCTGCGTGCATACACCACAAAGTGCCTTTCCTGAACCCAGACGTCTTGTTAAATGGCCACACAACACAAATAAGAATGGATGTGAAGTCTGGACCACTGAGCTCAGGATGCAACAAAATGTGCAGTTTAATTCAAGTTTTTGCTGCATGTTTGTCCACTGCTgtagggtcattccgtgtcaaaccAACCGAATTTCCAAAACTGCTCAAATTTTAGATATTGCTAATActtttttctgaggaaagatagacatgtttagagatgaaagccaaaatatatACTCTATAATAATAGAGTTATTCACTATTTcatagaggggggtcaaaatgtaATTGGATTCAGAGttaagttacaggggggtaaaaatgtctttagaaagatggcagcattataatattatttttccgTAGAGATTGGTagttattagtaaaatctgttgactttagctatctttgttgcattatgtgccaatggtgaccattcaaaaatggggaaacagcacttttcaagtttttctccaaagtttgcatgcctgtaactcaagcagTAAGAATGATATTTGAATGACCTTGAAGATTttgggtcttaataaactttacttttggcatctttatttttaatgcgcAATGAGATTCgcttccagagatattggaattttaatatggctccaggagtgaATCGTtaaaatttacacattttcatcggtcaaaaaccaaatgtgggtcagtttgaaaaaatatgatactatTCTTTCAAAGAGGAATgtttgaagaacaaataatgttaaaactagagacGTGTCTCGTTTCtttctgtcaaaacaactgcgTTGAGCATTCGTCTGAGagctataaatatttttttcaaagtttgcgtgcctgtaactcaagaagtattaaagatatcacaatatggttttagattctagttcttcataaacatttcttttagaatcttaaatttcaaggccctacatcatttaGTCCCAGAGAtgtggggatctcaatgaggcttcaTGTCCTGGTTGCTGAATGTTACCCATTTCAGTGGTGAAAAACCAAAAGTTGGTCACTTTGTacacagctgatacttatttaatttaaagaaCAATCTCAGatgaagaaataatgttgaaattagaattgtatcttaTTTCCCTCTGTCAAAACAGGTGCATAGAACACACCTGTTTGAGTCTCATAAatgttctttttccaaagtttgcatgcctgtaactcaagaaatattaaagatatttgaatgcccttttagatttTAGGTCTTAACAATCTTTCCTTTTGGCATCATTATTTTTAACACCCTATGAGATtgggttccagagatattggaatttcaatatggctccaggagtaaatcgttaaaatgtattcattttcagtggtcataaaccaaatgtgggtcagtttgcaaaaatatgattctacatttcttttaaagaggaatgtaggaagaacaaataatgttgaaactagagatgtatcttgtttctttctgtcaacacaactgcattgaacatacatctgagtgccataaatgttctctttccaaagtttgcgtgcctataactcaagtattaaagatatcacaatatggttttagattctagttcttcgTAAACATTTCTTTTAGGAGGctctacatcattcagtccctgagatatggggatctcaatgaggctccatgtccagattgttgaatgttacccattttcagtggtagAAATCCAAATATTGGTCACTTTGTATTGCTGCTGaatcttatttaatttaaagaaCAATATCAGATgaagaaataatgttaaaattagaattgtatcttgtttccttctgtcaaaacaATTGCATCAAGCATACCTGTTTGAGTCtcatattctttttccaaaattTGTGTGACTGTAACTCAAGTAGTATTAAAGTTACAACATTTGGGTTTCAACCACTGAAAACCACCGTTCagcaatctggacatggagcctcattgagattccCCATATACATATAGGGCCTTGAAAATTTATATTCCTTatgaaaagtttattaacaactagaatctaaaatcatattgcaatatctttaatacttcttaagTTACAGGCAAGCAAACTTTGGAAAAgcaatatttatggcactcagactggtatgttcaatgcagttgttttgacagaaagaaacgagatgcatctctagttttaacatttttttttttttaaactgacccacatttggctTTTGACcgatgaaaatgtgtacattttaacaatttactcctggagccatatttaaGTTCCAACATCTCTGGAACTGAATCTCATAGggcgttaaaaataaagatgacaaaaggaaagtttgttaagacccaaaatctaaaagggcattaagatattgttaatacttcttgagttacaggcatgcaaagttGGGAGAAAAACTTAAAGTGCTGTTCCCCCATTTTTGAAGGGTCAcaattggcacataatgcaacaaagattgctaaagtcaacagtttgtactaatagagctactgatatctgtgtaaaaataagataatgatgctcccatctttctgaagtcatttttacctccCTTTAAAGAGTTACtctaccccaaaatgaaaattttgtcattaatcacttacccctgGTTTTCATTTGGATGAAAACCGGAAGCTTtttgactgtcccattgactaccaagtaaataagcttttacgggtttggaatgacatgggggtaagtgatNNNNNNNNNNNNNNNNNNNNNNNNNNNNNNNNNNNNNNNNNNNNNNNNNNNNNNNNNNNNNNNNNNNNNNNNNNNNNNNNNNNNNNNNNNNNNNNNNNNNNNNNNNNNNNNNNNNNNNNNNNNNNNNNNNNNNNNNNNNNNNNNNNNNNNNNNNNNNNNNNNNNNNNNNNNNNNNNNNNNNNNNNNNNNNNNNNNNNNNNNNNNNNNNNNNNNNNNNNNNNNNNNNNNNNNNNNNNNNNNNNNNNNNNNNNNNNNNNNNNNNNNNNNNNNNNNNNNNNNNNNNNNNNNNNNNNNNNNNNNNNNNNNNNNNNNNNNNNNNNNNNNNNNNNNNNNNNNNNNNNNNNNNNNNNNNNNNNNNNNNNNNNNNNNNNNNNNNNNNNNNNNNNNNNNNNNNNNNNNNNNNNNNNNNNNNNNNNNNNNNNNNNNNNNNNNNNNNNNNNNNNNNNNNNNNNNNNNNNNNNNNNNNNNNNNNNNNNNNNNNNNNNNNNNNNNNNNNNNNNAGAGGAATACAAAGTAATTATTAAAGTCTTCACTTGTACTGTAGCCATTGGATTACAATGATTTGTCACAGTATACTATATGCATTTTTTCAGACATAGGGCTTTAAAATTAGATGCAATAAATTGAATTAGCTGCTGTCGCATTTTATTCTCTTACTGTGAGTGGATGTGAAGTTCCTGTCAGGATACATTTGCTCATATTGTATTATGTGAGATTTAATGATGTCGAGACACGCTGTATCATTAGGGTACAtcatttaaacaaattaatatGAAAATGAGTTCAGTTTACCACTATAGAGGCAGGAAGTAAATTGGAGTATAAATTAAATTTCAGCTTTTGATGTGATATGGTTGTGTGGTCAGGACTCAGAGGAGCTGTCATCCGAGGAGGAGGAAATGAAGATAGCAGAGATGAGACCTCCACTCATTGAAATTTCCATTAACCAGCCTAAAGTAGTGGCCCTCAGCAAGGACAAAAAAGGTAAAGTGATACTTGCCTTATTCTCTCACTTTGCGTAATAGCAATTAATAATTCTCCCATTAACAGAGTAATTGATTCTCAAATGTTTCTTTAAATAGGGTGTGTAATAGAACTGCAGAAATTGGCACACAAATGCAAatcatgttttttcttttttctgtctggTGTTGTAGATGATGGGAAGGATGCTGACTCTTTGCTGGATGAGACAGTGGCCAACAGTAACCAGAACAACAGCAACTGCTCTTCACCATCACGCATGTCTGATTCAGTGTCCTTGACCACAGACAGCAGTCAGGACAATTCCCTCTGCACCCCAGAGAGAGAGTCAAAGATGCCTCTCGTCCCCAAAAACGGGTATGAACACACAGAATACACCCAGAGtcaaaaatgtaataatgaaTAGCAGTGTTTAAAGGGAACCCtagtatggcttaatataacgaaAAGGATGTAAaaaatgtagtagaaaacctagaaatatttacaattagaaaatccacatcgttttatacatagtTTGGACTATGGGGTAGGTGCCATTATTGTAATGAGGTGAAATGGTTCACTCGCTGAGCTATTGGTGCTTAAACCAGTAGGCTGAAACCCCAAAAGCCCCAGagatattgagtgaaatctgcGCTAAAAAACTCCTTCAGTGGTTGCGCCGTCATGTTTACAtactgccaggatggcatctagcgtttcttgtctctgccatttgtaagctctttcagtagctgtggtctactaaaagcctcaaaggcatcagggctaaagtggaaagaacaaagactcgggtctttaggaagtttaatttgtccacaggcatcttcccattattTTCTACTCTacttatcgctaggaaaagctGTGAagacattgcttctcttgttgcccttcaactgaaaattacaacctaaagccacacaatgtggcattgtatcagtattttatttggagtggtgttgcggtaaaaataacaacaggtagcgccagtagcatATGTGGTATGTGGagtatgtggattttttttttaaataacataaatcttttttcgtttttctactacatattccGGTATAAGAAtgtaatttacattatattaagccatatgtaTCATTGTAGAAAAAGAATCATATGAAAATACTGGCACTAGGGATGTGCCTGAAGCATGAATTTGTATTCAGAAAAGCATGGAAAATGGATAACTCGTTCTATTGAGCCACTAATAGGACATGTTACCCacttgctagcggtagcctgttataaTCGTACATAAAAtctcacttaccacataaacagagtaaggagagatgactgacaGGACAATggcaaatgatttgcagatcctgagcaccactgacaaacatctaatcttgtaaaatgtgtgctTTCCTTTCTGAACATGGTATTCGGATTCAAGCACATCCCTAATTGTCACTTTCATATTTAGAAGGTATCATGTTGTAGACAGAAAGGCAGTTTATGCTGGAGTCCCTCTCTAAATTGATTTTGTTCTCCCAAACTTAGACAAGAGGATGAAAACCTCAATCAGCTAAAGCAGATGACCCCTCTACTCCAGAACTGTAATGGCTCTGAGACATCCCTACAGACCATCCTGAAAAACCAGCAGAGCTATGAAAGCAAGTCAGACCCAATGGCTGACTACAGTCTCTCCATGGAGGAGAGGCTTGCCCTCATTGAAAAGGGCATAAACAATGGTGTGGCAGAGCAGTACAGCAAGTGGGATCAGATAAACATGAACGTGGCCAAATTTCCACCTGACAACATGGTTTCTTATGAGGACATGGGCAGGACCAAAAGTCCCTCAGCCAAGGAGTCCATGTCAAGCAACAACAATGCCATGGTGTCATTTGAGAACCTTGAGAATGGCAATCGGATTCAGAAAACCCACTCTGGGGAGAATTTCAATGGCCGGACAGATCAAGTTCCCTTGAGGTACGAGTCTACAAGAACCGTCTCAACAGGTGTAACAGCCTTGAGTGACATGAGTCTTTCTCGTAGTACAGAGGAACTCTCGCCAGAGAAGAAATGTCCACCGGCCCCGGTGGTGAAATCTCAGAGCATCGCCAACATGGATGGCGGAGGGATGAAGCTTTACTCCATTGAGGGAGAAAGCCCCCCATACGAAGTGGCATGTGCAACCAGAACGTCCGTAAGCGGCGCTCAAGGCCAGAGCATTGTCCGCTCCAAATCCGCCTCCTTGCTCAACGACCAGCCATTGCAGATCTACCCTGGTTCCTCTGCATCATCCTCTGACCTCTTATCTGGCTCCAAACCTCCGATTAGCACCGCCCGCTACCCCACTGGCCCCCCTCCGCAGTACAACATCCAGTATGCCAGTAGCACTGTGCCCAAAGACAACTTGTGGAGCCAACGTACTCCCGTACCTCCCGAGCAGCCCTACCTGCCACCGCAGCACTCCCTTGCCAACACCAACTATTCCAACCGTAACAACGCCCCCCCATATCCCCAGCCCCAACAACGTGGCCCACCCAAGACCCCAGACATGTGGGCCAAGGAAAGGATGCTGCCAACTGTTAGCCAGCGTGGCACTTTGCAGAGACAAGGTAGTGGATCCTCTGGTACCAGCATGTGCATGCCAGACCCACGTCGTATGCCAGGAATGGAAGGAGAGTACATGACCTACCGGGACATTCATGCAGCAGGCCGTGGGCCTCTGCAGATGAGCCAGGCTCTCCACAGACCATTGTCGGCCCGCACGTACAGCATGGACGGACCTAACGCTCCCCGGCCACAAAGTGCCCGGCCCCCACCTCACGAGGTTCCAGAAAGGACCATGTCCGTCAGCGACTTCAACTACCAGCACGGCAGTCCCAGCAAGAGACCCAGCATGAGGGTGAAGTCTGAGCACTCATTGCTGGATGGGCCAGTCAGTGGAGGTGGCAGGGTACCAGCAGACTGGAGAGATCATGTCATGAGACACATCGAAGCCAAGAAGATGGAGAAGGTATGGTCGTTCTTTCGAATAGTGTATGCTAAGACAAGCATAGCTTGAGTTACAGGTTTGTTCAAACCCATAACTCTTGAGTATTAAACTTCATCCTGTACTATCTGCACCAGACTTGAATGATACTTCCAAGTATGCAGCTTGTTGAGGAAATGTTTGTTTGTACTTTTGCAATCGATTGGACTTGCAAATTGCATCAGGTAAAGAGATGGTCAACTCCGGTCCttgagggccactgtcctgtagAGCAGGGGTGCTAAACCCTGTTCCtagagatctaccttcctgcagatcagggttggaactaaactctgcctggaaggtagatctccaggtaCAAGGTTGGGCACCCCCGCTGTAGAGCAAGGGTCATAAAACTTGGTCCTGTACGGTCGTAATCCTGCAAAGGtcagctccaacttgcctcaacacacctgcctggaagtttctagcatacctagtaagaccttgtttagctggttcaggtgtgtttaattaggattagagctaaactctgcaggacacagacctccgagtttggacacccctggtcTAAGTTACATCTTCCAACTGGACTCCAAcaaacctgcctggaagtttttaTCACTTCAAAGGACTtggattagctggatcaggtgtgtttaattcatgatggagctaaactctgcaggacagtggccttcAAAGACTGAGTTTTGAGACCCCTGGTCTAGTGGGATGGTATTACTTAGACCAGGGATGTCCAAACCTGTTCCTAgatgccactgtcctgcagagtttagctccaacttgccccAACACACCTACCTGGACGTTTCTAGCATGCCAaataagaccttgattagctggttcaggtgtgtttgattagggttgaagttAAACCCTGCAAGACACCGGCCTTCCAGGACCGAGTTTGTTGACTCCTGCTGTAGAGTTAAGCTTTATCCCTAATCATATACACCGGAAAAATCCATTGTATGTCTTCAGGGTTGCTTGGAAATGACAGGAAGGTATGTTTGATTTACaatggaggtaaactctgcaggaccaAAATTGCCCATTACTGGGTCTAGTGCAGGGGTGTCTAAAttgggtcctggagggccaggGCCAGTGggccagagtttagctccaacttgcctcaacacacctacCTGGATGTTTgtagcatgcctagtaagaccttaattagatggttcaggtgtgtttaattagaattagagctaaactctgcaggacactggccatCTAGGACTGAGTTTGGAGATCCCTGGTCTAGTGGGATGATATAATTTAGACCATGGGTGTCCAAACCTGTTCCTAGAGGCTACTGTCCTGCAGAGTGTAGCTCCAAacttaattaaacacacctgatccagctaatcaaggttttTAGAAGTACTAAAACTTCCTGGGAGGTGTGTTGGAGCTTGTTagagctgaaatctgcaggacagtggccctccaggagcatGATTGGAAACCTCTGACTTAGACATTGAGACAAGCACCCCAAGCCAAATCTAGAGTTCAGAATATCAGTGCAGCAgtagagtttagcttcaaccttaatcaaacacatctgaacCAACTAATCAAGGTGATCAGGATTACTTGTAAATATCAGGCTGGTGAGCTGGTGCAGGGTTGGAACTGAAAACTGCAGGAAGTAGCAGTAGCAGGGTTTAGCTACCCCATTGTGAGTTGAAGATGGGCTAGGTTAATTTGGACCATAGCAGCATGCTAAAAAAAACACTGGTTTCCAATCCTGTTCCTAGAGTGCCACTATCCTGCAGAGTTAATCtctaaccccaattaaacacacctgaaccagctaatcaaggtgtcATTAGGCATACTAGAAATTTCCAGGCAGGTGTGCTGAGGAAAgtttgagctaaactctgcaggacagtggcctcTAGAAACAGGTTTGGACCCCCCTGGTCTAAGTTATATCATCCCACTAGACCAGAGGACTCCAAACTCAGTCCCGGAGGGCCgttgtcctacagagtttagcttcaaccttaattaaacacacctgatccagctaatccaAGTCCTTTGAAGTGAtaaaaacttccaggcaggtgtgctgAGGCAAGTTAGAGcagaactctgcaggacagttgCCTTCCAGGGCAAGAGTTTGGAGACCCCTAGTGCAGTGGAATGGTGTAACTTAgaccaggggtgtccaaactcagaGGGtgagtgtcctgcagagtttagctccccAGTATTGAGTTTAGACACCCCTGCTCTAGGCACAGCCAAAATTGCATACTGTCAGAGTAGGTACTATATTTCATAAGGAACTTCATGAATGATAAAAAAAGATGCACACTTCAGAATCTCAATGGAAGTACTGTTTCATGAAAACTGTGACTTCTATTAGCTATTTTTCATCTAAATATATAGTAGGTAGGCATATTCGGACACAGGGTTAGACCACCTTAGCAAACACATGGCAACACCCTGGCTACTCACAGTACTCACAATCTAGTTTCTGAACTAACGTCTGAAATAACACACTCCACCATTCTCACCGTTAAAGGGATATttaatgcaaaaatgaaaattctgtcattaattactcaccctcttatcgttccaaacctgtaaggcctatgttcgtcttcagaacacaaattaaaatatttttgttgaaatctgagctttatgaccctgcatatagacagcaacacaactgaaacattcaagacccagaaaagtaGTTGGGACACTGAGAAGaagttgttaaataaagtcattatttttgtgttccttaaacataaaaacatcaggttgaaccactgatgtcacatggactattttaacaatgtccttactacttttttggggtagtaaggacattgtagggtcagaaagctctcagatttcatcagaaatatcttaatttgtcttctgaagatgaacaaagttcttacagtttcgtaacgacatgagggtgagtaattaatgacagaattttaattttggggtgaactatccatttgaAACCGCATACATTCGGTATAGTTTACTTTCTCTTTACCCAGTATTTTTCTGCATGTTTGTATGTGAACATTAACACATTAACCTCCTCTAACCCTTGCATGTTTCAAGGTGTACTGCATGCTCACATATGTCATCATTAaatgcatgtgtttgtgtgcatgtgtcgTGTCATGTGTTCAGAGCGCTCTCTCTCGGTCTTTGGCCACTCTCACTGGCAGTCAGAGCTCTCTGGCCTTTAGTGCTGTAGACGGATGGCACATCGGAGCTCATGGGCCCAGCGTGAGTATCGCCCCACTGAGACCTCACCTCCCCAAACTCCCCAGTGGAGACTCTCTCAGTTCCCAAAGGGTCATCCTCTCTGCTTGCTGTTTGATCTGTTTGTTCGCAGCAAATTGAGATGCATTTGACACTTAACAATATCTGTACAAGCTGAACATGTTGGGTGTTTCCCAACCTATTCAGTTTGTTAGTTGAGCCTCCAAGGGCTGAAAACAAATGGGTCAGATAAGGGAGACATCTGATTT encodes:
- the erbin gene encoding erbin yields the protein MSSKRSLFVRLVPCRCLRGEEETVTTLDYSHCSLEQVPKEIFSFEKTLEELYLDANQIEELPKQLFNCQLLYRLSLPDNDLTVLPPGIANLINLRELDVSKNSIQEFPENIKNCKVLAIVEASVNPISKLPEGFTQLLSLSQLYLNDAFLEFLPASFGRLTKLQILELRENQLKMLPKSMHKLTQLERLDLGSNEFTEVPEVLEQLTGIRELWMDGNKLTFLPGMIGALKQLCYLDVSKNNLEIVDEQISGCENLQDLLLSNNALTQLPGSIGSLKRLTTLKVDDNQLMYLPDTIGGLTTLDELDCSFNEIEALPSTIGQCVNLRTFAADHNLLAQMPPEMGSLKNVTVLFLHSNKLETLPEEMGDMQKLKVVNLSDNKLKNLPYSFTKLNQMTAMWLSENQSKPLIPLQKEEDPETHKTVLTNYMFPQQTRTEDCEYLVMQNLQLSRPPDSEELSSEEEEMKIAEMRPPLIEISINQPKVVALSKDKKDDGKDADSLLDETVANSNQNNSNCSSPSRMSDSVSLTTDSSQDNSLCTPERESKMPLVPKNGQEDENLNQLKQMTPLLQNCNGSETSLQTILKNQQSYESKSDPMADYSLSMEERLALIEKGINNGVAEQYSKWDQINMNVAKFPPDNMVSYEDMGRTKSPSAKESMSSNNNAMVSFENLENGNRIQKTHSGENFNGRTDQVPLRYESTRTVSTGVTALSDMSLSRSTEELSPEKKCPPAPVVKSQSIANMDGGGMKLYSIEGESPPYEVACATRTSVSGAQGQSIVRSKSASLLNDQPLQIYPGSSASSSDLLSGSKPPISTARYPTGPPPQYNIQYASSTVPKDNLWSQRTPVPPEQPYLPPQHSLANTNYSNRNNAPPYPQPQQRGPPKTPDMWAKERMLPTVSQRGTLQRQGSGSSGTSMCMPDPRRMPGMEGEYMTYRDIHAAGRGPLQMSQALHRPLSARTYSMDGPNAPRPQSARPPPHEVPERTMSVSDFNYQHGSPSKRPSMRVKSEHSLLDGPVSGGGRVPADWRDHVMRHIEAKKMEKSALSRSLATLTGSQSSLAFSAVDGWHIGAHGPSDDVFSPHGQQGYHIDTLRKVPLMNGQMCPPVRSPISCGQPPMARHPSREQLIDYLMLKVSQQPPGPPRVPHETLQQELHVKIEKNPELGFSISGGVGGRGNPFRPDDNGIFVTRVQSEGPASKLLQPGDKIIQANGYSFVNIDHGHAVSLLKTFPNTVDLIIVREMAA